A stretch of the Candidatus Methylomirabilota bacterium genome encodes the following:
- a CDS encoding ABC transporter permease — MSHRAGTTTPRLARRALRSGSLLVGGLIVVVLLAAALFAPWLAPYAPTRIFPGAEIRPPGPEFLLGTDEVGRDILSRVLHGARVSLGVAIPSVALAVVGGTTVGVSLGYWGGAPDLLAMRLFDILFAFPPILLAIALVAALGPSPVNLVLTIAVLTLPQFAVLARGATLALTPQDFVQAARALGASHARILGRHVLPNLAATLAVQASLSLSIVILVEAALSFLGLGTQPPAPSWGGMLSRGRQYMTIAPWLVLAPGLAIMLAVLGFNLLGDAQRDLLDPRRAGARGRSA, encoded by the coding sequence GTGAGCCACCGCGCCGGCACCACCACCCCACGGCTCGCGCGCCGGGCCCTGCGCAGCGGATCGCTGCTGGTCGGCGGACTCATCGTGGTCGTCCTCCTGGCCGCCGCGCTCTTCGCGCCGTGGCTGGCGCCGTACGCGCCCACCCGGATCTTCCCGGGCGCGGAGATCCGGCCGCCCGGCCCCGAGTTCCTGCTCGGCACCGACGAGGTCGGCCGCGACATCCTGAGCCGCGTGCTGCACGGCGCGCGCGTGTCGCTCGGCGTGGCGATCCCATCGGTCGCGCTGGCGGTGGTCGGCGGCACCACGGTAGGCGTCAGTCTCGGCTACTGGGGCGGCGCGCCCGATCTGCTCGCCATGCGCCTCTTCGACATCCTCTTCGCGTTTCCCCCGATCCTCCTGGCCATCGCGCTGGTCGCGGCCCTCGGCCCGAGCCCCGTCAACCTCGTGCTCACCATCGCGGTGCTGACGCTGCCCCAGTTCGCGGTGCTCGCGCGCGGCGCCACCCTGGCGCTCACGCCGCAGGACTTCGTCCAGGCCGCGCGCGCCCTCGGCGCCTCGCACGCCCGGATCCTCGGCCGGCACGTGCTGCCCAATCTCGCGGCCACCCTCGCGGTGCAGGCGAGCCTGAGCCTCTCGATCGTGATCCTGGTGGAGGCGGCGCTGTCCTTCCTTGGCCTGGGCACCCAGCCGCCCGCGCCGAGCTGGGGCGGCATGCTGAGCCGCGGCCGCCAGTACATGACCATCGCGCCGTGGCTGGTGCTGGCGCCGGGGCTCGCCATCATGCTCGCGGTGCTCGGCTTCAACCTGCTCGGCGACGCCCAGCGCGATCTGCTGGATCCGCGGCGCGCGGGAGCGCGCGGGAGGAGCGCATGA
- a CDS encoding DUF4124 domain-containing protein, with translation MPAEVQTPPISSGGGIAVIKTQVVWAVSLALLASVALAPLPALAQRGGGMSRGGIGGGAGQTAGGGAFVAGRGRGGGTFVAGRGPGGRAFVAGQPGARGFVHGRDGFHRHPFFHRGFGSFGTVVVYGAPFGYWPYYDTPLYNPPLAYSPPPTYVVPYAPPVNGTLSLTPPAPPTPSVVEFPTGRYELRGDGITEPYRWVWIPKPPSTPPAEPPSPVPPTSGDPAPTRHAPLYRWTDEQGTVHYTDRWTAVPDRYRTQTRRDESS, from the coding sequence ATGCCGGCCGAAGTGCAGACTCCGCCCATCTCGAGCGGTGGAGGCATCGCGGTGATCAAGACGCAGGTGGTCTGGGCCGTCTCCCTCGCGCTCCTGGCGAGCGTCGCGCTCGCCCCCCTGCCCGCGCTCGCGCAGCGCGGCGGCGGCATGTCGCGCGGCGGGATCGGCGGGGGCGCGGGTCAGACGGCCGGCGGCGGGGCCTTCGTGGCCGGCCGTGGGCGGGGCGGCGGAACGTTCGTGGCCGGCCGTGGGCCGGGCGGCCGCGCCTTCGTCGCCGGCCAGCCGGGCGCCCGCGGGTTCGTCCACGGGCGAGACGGCTTCCACCGCCACCCGTTCTTTCATCGCGGCTTCGGCTCGTTCGGCACCGTCGTCGTGTACGGCGCGCCGTTCGGCTACTGGCCGTACTACGACACCCCGCTCTACAATCCCCCGCTGGCCTATTCCCCGCCGCCCACGTACGTCGTCCCGTACGCCCCGCCGGTGAACGGCACGCTCTCGCTGACCCCGCCTGCTCCTCCGACGCCGAGCGTGGTGGAGTTTCCGACCGGACGTTACGAGCTGCGTGGCGACGGCATCACGGAGCCCTACCGCTGGGTGTGGATCCCGAAGCCCCCTTCGACTCCTCCCGCGGAGCCGCCGTCGCCCGTGCCGCCGACGTCAGGGGATCCGGCACCGACGCGTCACGCCCCGCTGTACCGCTGGACCGACGAGCAGGGAACCGTTCACTACACCGACCGCTGGACGGCCGTTCCGGATCGGTACCGCACCCAGACCAGGCGAGACGAGTCCTCCTGA
- a CDS encoding ABC transporter substrate-binding protein, translating into MTDRSEHPIDSPAHPTRRAFLEAGAIALLGLAAPPLAGPAAAQNPKRGGTLVVAADVSPPGLDPQKSAAAHSWMIAEHVYGNLLRRDARMNIVGDLAESWQVVNDTTYVFKLRKGVTWHHGRDLVAEDVKYSFERMLDEKTASPWRSNWQIIQRVEAPDRSTVRFVIKRPFAPLLSYLATPHYSAIVPRDIVENRGDLQKEASGTGPFMLERFVPDNTVVLKRNPKYFDAGLPYLDGLEYRIIPDEAARLAALRAGTVHYLWSVDPLIDRQLQGAAGVTLREPDGYCAQHGMAFNQTKAPFTDARVRRAVSVGINRKEIIASVLRGHGAITTKIPPCDAPFGYNGDEKGLPYYVHDPAQARRLLGEAGLGGGLDTTLEVSPRFPQTIRTAEVMKEQLAASGIRVTLKQVEWGAALKNFVRTEYDGMSMIPLVWQPDPDAHVYDIFHSGSHINLGKFKDARVDQLLEQGRTTLDRDKRVAIYRDLQRHMAEEAYLIFPYASGATEALSDSVKGYISLPGAQPGSRSRQFFKQTWLDR; encoded by the coding sequence ATGACCGACCGCAGCGAGCACCCGATCGATTCCCCGGCCCACCCGACCCGGCGCGCATTCCTCGAAGCGGGCGCGATCGCCCTGCTCGGGCTCGCCGCGCCGCCGCTCGCGGGGCCGGCCGCCGCCCAGAATCCCAAGCGCGGCGGCACGCTCGTCGTCGCCGCCGACGTCAGCCCGCCCGGCCTCGACCCGCAGAAGTCCGCGGCGGCCCACAGCTGGATGATCGCGGAGCACGTCTACGGGAATCTGCTGCGCCGGGACGCCAGGATGAACATCGTGGGCGACCTGGCCGAGTCGTGGCAGGTGGTCAACGACACGACCTACGTGTTCAAGCTCCGCAAGGGCGTGACGTGGCACCACGGCCGCGACCTCGTGGCCGAGGACGTGAAGTACTCGTTCGAGCGCATGCTCGACGAGAAGACCGCGTCGCCCTGGCGCTCGAACTGGCAGATCATCCAGCGCGTCGAGGCCCCGGATCGCTCGACGGTGCGCTTCGTCATCAAGCGACCGTTCGCCCCGCTCCTGTCGTACCTGGCCACCCCGCACTACTCGGCGATCGTCCCGCGCGACATCGTCGAGAACCGGGGTGACCTCCAGAAGGAGGCCTCGGGCACCGGGCCTTTCATGCTCGAGCGCTTCGTGCCCGACAACACCGTCGTGCTCAAGCGGAACCCGAAATACTTCGACGCGGGCCTGCCCTACCTCGACGGGCTGGAGTACCGGATCATCCCGGACGAGGCGGCTCGACTGGCCGCGCTGCGGGCCGGCACCGTCCACTACCTCTGGTCGGTGGATCCGCTGATCGATCGCCAGCTGCAGGGCGCCGCCGGCGTGACGCTTCGCGAGCCCGACGGCTATTGCGCCCAGCACGGCATGGCCTTCAACCAAACCAAGGCGCCCTTCACCGACGCGCGCGTGCGGCGCGCGGTGAGCGTGGGCATCAATCGAAAAGAGATCATCGCCAGCGTCCTGCGCGGGCACGGGGCGATCACCACGAAGATCCCACCGTGCGACGCTCCGTTCGGCTACAACGGCGACGAGAAGGGCCTGCCGTACTACGTCCACGACCCGGCGCAGGCCCGGCGTCTGCTCGGCGAGGCCGGCCTCGGCGGCGGGCTCGACACCACCCTCGAGGTGTCCCCGCGCTTCCCCCAGACCATCCGCACCGCCGAGGTGATGAAGGAGCAGCTGGCGGCGTCCGGCATCCGCGTGACGCTCAAGCAGGTGGAGTGGGGCGCCGCGCTGAAGAACTTCGTCCGCACCGAGTACGACGGCATGAGCATGATCCCGCTGGTGTGGCAGCCCGACCCGGACGCCCACGTGTACGACATCTTCCACAGCGGGTCGCACATCAACCTCGGCAAGTTCAAGGATGCGCGGGTGGATCAGCTCCTCGAGCAGGGCCGCACCACGCTCGATCGCGACAAGCGCGTGGCGATCTACCGCGACCTGCAGCGCCACATGGCCGAGGAGGCGTATCTGATCTTCCCCTACGCGTCGGGCGCGACGGAGGCGCTGAGCGACTCCGTGAAGGGCTACATCTCGCTGCCCGGGGCGCAGCCGGGCAGCCGGAGCCGACAGTTCTTCAAGCAGACGTGGCTCGACCGCTGA
- a CDS encoding acetamidase/formamidase family protein, which translates to MKTVGIDRTRPLHAEPKTGHNRWHPDIPPAVEVDEGEEVALETRDGIDGHLNAKSTETDFASLRVGAIHPLTGPVLVKGARAGDLLEVEFVDIVPQRWAFTAIIPGLGFLRDVMTTPFLVHWDIADGWATSRQLPRVRIPEGSFMGVSGVAPSHAQVDAWARREAELLARGGLVFPPDAGGAVPASGPAATHGLRTLPPRENGGNFDVKQLTKGSRLLLPVAVDGALFSTGDGHFAQGDGEVCVTAVEMGATCVVRFRVHRGEAERKGIRWPRFQHGEYFLDPRFAVPQKFSATMGMPVDDTGVNQGENLTLACRNALLNMIALLQERGYTREQAYCICSVAVDLRVSNVVDVPNYVVSALLPEDIFQA; encoded by the coding sequence ATGAAGACCGTCGGCATCGACCGCACGCGCCCCCTCCATGCCGAACCCAAGACGGGTCACAACCGCTGGCACCCGGACATTCCGCCCGCGGTCGAGGTGGACGAGGGCGAGGAGGTCGCGCTCGAGACGCGGGACGGCATCGACGGACATCTCAACGCGAAGTCGACCGAAACCGACTTCGCCTCGCTCCGGGTCGGGGCGATCCATCCCCTGACCGGTCCGGTGCTCGTCAAGGGGGCGCGGGCCGGTGATCTGCTGGAGGTCGAGTTCGTCGACATCGTGCCGCAGCGCTGGGCCTTCACCGCCATCATTCCCGGGCTCGGCTTCCTTCGCGATGTCATGACCACGCCGTTCCTGGTCCACTGGGACATCGCCGACGGCTGGGCGACCTCGCGCCAGCTGCCGCGGGTGCGCATCCCGGAGGGCTCGTTCATGGGCGTCTCCGGTGTCGCGCCCTCGCACGCACAGGTCGACGCGTGGGCCCGACGCGAGGCCGAGCTGCTCGCCCGGGGCGGCCTCGTGTTCCCGCCCGACGCCGGCGGCGCCGTTCCGGCTTCCGGCCCCGCCGCGACTCACGGACTTCGCACGCTGCCGCCCCGCGAGAACGGCGGCAACTTCGACGTCAAGCAGCTGACCAAGGGCTCGCGGCTGCTGCTGCCGGTGGCGGTCGACGGCGCGCTGTTCTCCACCGGCGACGGCCACTTCGCCCAGGGCGACGGCGAGGTCTGCGTGACCGCGGTGGAGATGGGCGCGACGTGCGTGGTGCGCTTCCGCGTGCATCGCGGTGAAGCGGAGCGGAAGGGCATCCGCTGGCCGCGCTTCCAGCACGGTGAGTACTTCCTCGATCCCCGCTTCGCCGTCCCTCAGAAGTTCAGCGCCACCATGGGCATGCCGGTGGACGACACGGGGGTCAACCAGGGCGAGAACCTCACGCTGGCGTGCCGCAATGCCCTGCTCAACATGATCGCCCTGCTCCAGGAGCGCGGCTACACGCGGGAGCAGGCCTACTGCATCTGCAGCGTCGCGGTGGATCTGCGCGTCAGCAACGTGGTGGACGTGCCGAACTACGTCGTCTCCGCGCTACTGCCCGAGGACATCTTCCAGGCCTGA
- a CDS encoding ABC transporter permease produces the protein MATYVGKRLLLLIPTLLGVSVVAFLLIHLIPGDLVTILLGITAGQNEQTRQTLIHALHLDRPLAMQYLLWLGDVLRGDLGHSLVSGFSVRDELARSYPVTLQLALMAMTIALAVGIPLGILAATRAGRALDASTRVFSLLFISAPAFFIGTVLIIAGARYAPWLPTLGHVPFAESPLRSLVTMLPAAASLGLAISAIIARFTRSSMLEVLGQDFVRTARAKGVADAVVVYKHTLRNALIPVVAMAGTQFVYLIGGAVIIEEVFALPGMGRLVVNAIYQRDYTMIQGAVLLLTSAAVLVNLGVDLLYHVIDRRILYA, from the coding sequence ATGGCCACCTACGTCGGCAAGCGGCTCCTGCTGCTGATCCCGACGCTGCTCGGGGTGTCGGTGGTGGCCTTCCTGCTGATTCACCTGATCCCGGGCGACCTCGTCACGATCCTGCTCGGGATCACCGCGGGCCAGAACGAGCAGACGCGTCAGACCCTGATCCACGCGCTGCATCTCGATCGCCCTCTCGCGATGCAGTACCTCCTGTGGCTGGGCGACGTGCTGCGCGGCGACCTCGGCCACTCGCTGGTGTCCGGGTTCTCGGTGCGCGACGAGCTGGCCCGGAGCTATCCGGTGACGCTCCAGCTGGCCCTGATGGCGATGACCATCGCCCTCGCGGTCGGCATCCCGCTCGGCATCCTCGCGGCCACCCGGGCCGGCCGCGCCCTCGACGCCTCCACCCGGGTGTTCTCGCTGCTCTTCATCTCGGCGCCCGCCTTCTTCATCGGCACGGTGCTGATCATCGCGGGCGCGCGATACGCGCCCTGGCTGCCCACGCTCGGCCACGTCCCGTTCGCCGAGAGCCCGCTCCGGAGCCTGGTGACCATGCTGCCGGCGGCCGCCTCGCTCGGCCTCGCCATCTCCGCGATCATCGCGCGCTTCACCCGCAGCAGCATGCTGGAGGTGCTCGGCCAGGACTTCGTGCGCACCGCGCGCGCCAAGGGCGTGGCCGACGCGGTCGTGGTCTACAAGCACACCCTGCGCAACGCGCTCATCCCGGTGGTCGCGATGGCCGGCACCCAGTTCGTGTACCTCATCGGCGGCGCGGTCATCATCGAGGAGGTCTTCGCGCTGCCCGGCATGGGACGCCTGGTCGTCAACGCGATCTACCAGCGCGACTACACGATGATCCAGGGCGCGGTGCTGCTGCTCACGTCGGCCGCGGTGCTGGTCAACCTGGGCGTCGATCTGCTCTACCACGTGATCGACCGCCGGATCCTCTACGCGTGA
- a CDS encoding ABC transporter substrate-binding protein, translating to MTVSRLIMLVCLLAAALAGPASADELVVATFGGTFVDNSKKCHAAAFEKATGSTVKYVLGSSVQTAAKMRAAGSRAEFDVAYMDSQIVKQVKAEGLLQPLEPARIEHWNDLYDASRDKDGYWVSMMFAGTIITYNTNLVKTPPTSWADLWKPEWKGKLAIPDISGTSGQQFLMAAARLNGGSVENIDPGFEAIKKLKPNVQMMYTQPDQIIPLFERGDIALAVWYTDRTGAAALKGVPVAAAYPSEGAIGIVPTVSVPKASTKRDLAQKYIATLLAPEGQLCFGQSQFAGPTNKKVQLPPDLAKLVPYGPLVQRMFFPDTDLVARKFPEWSERWGREIAR from the coding sequence ATGACCGTCTCGCGCCTGATCATGCTGGTGTGCCTGCTCGCCGCTGCGCTCGCCGGACCGGCGTCCGCCGACGAGCTGGTGGTGGCGACCTTCGGCGGCACCTTCGTCGACAACTCGAAGAAGTGCCACGCCGCCGCCTTCGAGAAGGCCACCGGCTCCACCGTCAAGTACGTGCTGGGCAGCTCGGTGCAGACCGCCGCGAAGATGCGCGCGGCCGGCTCGCGGGCCGAGTTCGACGTGGCGTACATGGACAGCCAGATCGTCAAGCAGGTGAAGGCGGAAGGCCTGCTGCAGCCGCTCGAGCCCGCCAGGATCGAGCACTGGAACGATCTCTACGACGCCTCGCGGGACAAGGACGGGTACTGGGTCTCGATGATGTTCGCGGGAACGATCATCACCTACAACACGAACCTGGTGAAGACGCCGCCCACCTCGTGGGCGGATCTCTGGAAGCCCGAGTGGAAGGGCAAGCTGGCGATCCCGGACATCTCGGGCACCTCCGGCCAGCAGTTCCTGATGGCGGCGGCGCGGCTCAACGGCGGCTCGGTGGAGAACATCGACCCGGGCTTCGAGGCCATCAAGAAGCTCAAGCCCAACGTGCAGATGATGTACACGCAGCCGGACCAGATCATCCCGCTGTTCGAGCGGGGCGACATCGCTCTGGCCGTCTGGTACACGGACCGGACCGGCGCCGCCGCGCTGAAGGGCGTGCCGGTGGCCGCCGCGTACCCGAGCGAGGGCGCGATCGGCATCGTGCCGACGGTGTCGGTGCCCAAGGCGAGCACGAAGCGGGACCTCGCGCAGAAGTACATCGCGACGCTGCTCGCGCCGGAGGGCCAGCTCTGCTTCGGGCAGTCGCAGTTCGCCGGACCGACCAACAAGAAGGTGCAGCTGCCGCCCGACCTGGCCAAGCTCGTGCCCTACGGCCCGCTGGTGCAGCGCATGTTCTTCCCCGACACCGATCTGGTGGCCCGGAAGTTCCCGGAGTGGTCGGAGCGCTGGGGGCGCGAGATCGCGCGTTGA
- a CDS encoding VOC family protein — translation MAIQLDHVIVPSREPIAAARALARLLDVPWRESQGPFTPVYVNEALTFDFADREQFEAHHYCFRVSDAEFDAIFGRIEAAKIPYRSSPLGQTDMQINRRLGGKNLYWQDGDGHLWEILTISYARADSPPLHASGSPIS, via the coding sequence ATGGCCATCCAGCTCGATCACGTCATCGTCCCGTCCCGCGAGCCCATCGCGGCGGCGCGGGCGCTCGCGCGGCTGCTCGACGTGCCCTGGCGCGAGTCGCAGGGCCCGTTCACGCCGGTCTACGTCAACGAGGCGCTCACCTTCGACTTCGCCGACCGCGAGCAGTTCGAGGCGCATCACTACTGCTTCCGGGTGAGCGACGCGGAGTTCGACGCCATCTTCGGGCGGATCGAGGCGGCGAAGATCCCGTACCGCAGCTCGCCGCTGGGACAGACCGACATGCAGATCAACCGCCGGCTCGGCGGCAAGAATCTCTACTGGCAGGACGGCGACGGCCACCTCTGGGAGATCCTCACCATCAGCTACGCGCGGGCGGACTCGCCGCCGCTCCACGCGAGCGGAAGCCCGATCTCCTAG
- a CDS encoding ChbG/HpnK family deacetylase, whose product MKRSRRCSPLDRSTASASPHRRSRAGALHGANRSHRHAVPGRYLIVNADDFGADDGTTRGIIEAHERGIVTSTSLMVDMPGARAAVGAARAHPRLGLGLHVNFTAGTHIPDPDDLGAQRRELERQFDLFSDLTGRVPTHIDSHHHIHRKAEVAPAFVEFCRARSIPLRGFGGVAYVGNFYGQWTVGTTDLRHISPEYLMSLLAGLAPGVSELACHPGDADARFDPAYDWQRRIELDSLTDPRVRRTAAREGIRLISFADCADLAGASRAGDARPVSA is encoded by the coding sequence ATGAAGCGCTCGCGTCGCTGCTCTCCCCTCGATCGGTCCACCGCATCGGCCAGCCCACACCGCCGGAGCCGGGCCGGGGCCCTGCACGGCGCAAATCGTTCGCATCGCCACGCGGTCCCCGGCCGCTACCTGATCGTCAACGCGGACGACTTCGGCGCGGACGACGGGACCACGCGAGGCATCATCGAGGCGCACGAGCGCGGCATCGTCACCAGCACGAGCCTCATGGTCGACATGCCGGGGGCGCGGGCCGCGGTCGGCGCCGCGCGGGCACATCCGCGGCTGGGCCTCGGCCTGCACGTGAATTTCACCGCGGGCACTCACATCCCCGACCCCGACGACCTGGGCGCGCAGCGGCGGGAGCTGGAGCGGCAGTTCGACCTCTTCTCCGATCTGACCGGCCGCGTGCCGACGCACATCGACTCGCACCACCACATCCATCGCAAGGCGGAGGTCGCCCCGGCTTTCGTCGAGTTCTGCCGGGCTCGCTCCATCCCGCTCCGCGGCTTCGGTGGCGTCGCCTACGTCGGGAACTTCTATGGCCAGTGGACGGTCGGCACCACGGACCTTCGGCACATCAGCCCCGAGTACCTGATGTCGCTCCTGGCCGGTCTCGCGCCCGGCGTCTCCGAGCTGGCCTGTCACCCGGGGGATGCCGACGCCCGCTTCGATCCGGCCTACGACTGGCAGCGGCGCATCGAGCTGGACTCGCTCACCGACCCCCGGGTGCGGCGGACCGCCGCGCGGGAAGGCATCCGGCTGATCAGCTTCGCCGATTGCGCCGACCTCGCTGGCGCCTCACGCGCCGGCGACGCCCGACCCGTGTCGGCCTGA
- a CDS encoding carbon-nitrogen hydrolase family protein, producing MSPSVRIAAVQARPVSDLFDDMWNGGDVARAVELLEAAARGGAGCVCFPELYPRVGAAEVCAAARRLGVFVVAGLIEGTRERWHNTATLIGPDGRILARQPKCFPTQNEIDNGVVAGQGYQVVETDIGRLGSVICADFAFFSDGAEALVEQRADIIFNPSWWFALGEAYPGTVIGRHMQYGKPVIGVDIAACALRLRGADGRPVERFPRAGGYSTVCVTPPIASLDELAAWFRTKPGGTNSAHGFVQTLGEDEGILYADVDIDAARRFPGYFYRQTAADLR from the coding sequence ATGAGCCCATCCGTCCGGATCGCCGCGGTGCAGGCCCGCCCGGTGTCCGATCTCTTCGACGACATGTGGAACGGCGGCGACGTGGCCCGCGCGGTCGAGCTGCTCGAAGCCGCGGCGCGCGGCGGCGCCGGCTGCGTGTGCTTCCCCGAGCTGTACCCGCGCGTCGGCGCGGCCGAGGTGTGCGCGGCGGCGCGGCGGCTGGGCGTCTTCGTGGTGGCCGGGCTGATCGAGGGCACGCGCGAGCGCTGGCACAACACCGCGACCCTGATCGGCCCCGACGGCCGCATCCTCGCCCGGCAGCCCAAATGCTTCCCGACGCAGAACGAGATCGACAACGGGGTCGTGGCCGGCCAGGGCTACCAGGTCGTCGAGACCGACATCGGCCGGCTGGGCTCGGTGATCTGCGCCGACTTCGCCTTCTTCTCCGACGGGGCCGAGGCCCTCGTCGAGCAGCGCGCGGACATCATCTTCAACCCGTCGTGGTGGTTCGCGCTCGGCGAGGCCTATCCCGGCACCGTCATCGGCCGCCACATGCAGTACGGCAAGCCGGTGATCGGCGTGGACATCGCGGCGTGCGCGCTGCGGCTCCGCGGCGCCGACGGCCGGCCGGTGGAGCGCTTCCCGCGCGCCGGCGGCTACAGCACGGTATGCGTGACGCCGCCCATCGCCTCGCTCGACGAGCTGGCCGCCTGGTTCCGGACCAAGCCGGGCGGGACCAATTCCGCGCACGGCTTCGTCCAGACGCTCGGGGAGGACGAGGGCATCCTCTACGCAGACGTCGACATCGACGCGGCCCGGCGATTCCCGGGCTACTTCTACCGTCAGACCGCTGCCGACCTTCGCTAG